GAGATGCAATATAAACAGAGAATAATAAAAAACATGAAAAACCGAGCTAAACAATTTGGCCTGAAACTGGTGGAAGCAGCTGATGTGGCTGGGACTGATATTGCTGTGCCATCAACAATTTAATTTAAAGTTTATTGGGAGTAAAAAAAACAAAATGAGATATCGGATTATTTATTCCAGAAACTACAAAACAACTTAACTTGTACAATGAGCATTATAAAAAACTTTTGCTAACAGTTTATCTTATTTTAATCAACAAATTTTTTAGATAGCAGTGTTTGTTTTTTTCATGCTGGGTTGTTCTCCCTTATATTTATAAAGAGCCTTAATTTCGGGTTATACAATAGAGCCGGTTTCAAAACGCCCCATTTTGGCCGATCTTAAGCGTTGGGCTCAAATTTCGCACGAAGTGACACGTAGTGAACATAAGCGCTATCCTCTAAATACTTAATGTATTCCTGTGGTTGAAATTTTTTTCCGCTTTGAGCTTGACAAAACTGAAACGTTTCGAAAGTGGCTCTTAAGGCTGTTTTTATATAATATTTGCGGAAAGGAAATCTTCGAAATACTTTTGGTCTTTATCATGGATTTTGACAATACATATTCCGATTCCTACCGTTTTATTATCATCATCTATTGCACAAAGATCAGACCAGATAATTTTACCGGAAATTTGTACAACCTCATAATCAGGGGGCGTTATTTCTATTGTATATGTTTCGCCCAAATGGAGAGCTTCATCACAGTTTATTGACATGCCCCGGAAACTTATATTATTGATTTCACCCTCAACAACTTTGTTGTTTATTGTAATAGTGGCAGGCCAGTTTACCTCAATCCTCTGATAATGCCTTCTGTCAACCGGGATACTCAATAGTATATCTCCTTTATTAAAGTGCCAAATTGAATAGTCAATGCATATGTTTGTTTCTATATCAGATTCTTATTTTCTTTCAAGACAATTTGAGTACCCTGTCTGAATTTGGATTTTAAATGAACCCAACAATCATAAGTTAATCAAATTAATTTTCAAAAAAAAGATATGCGATCGCCCTGTTTTCGGTCTTGCTATTTATTGCTATTTATATGAAGTTATGCAATTAGAGAAGACCATCCAAATGGTTTGATATGTATCTATTAAGGAGTTTTAATCAGTAATGGAAGAAAAATATCTCCCGGAAATTATAGAAAAAAAGTGGCAGACTAAATGGGATGAATCCGGCCTGTTTAAAGTCTGCGAAGACAAAGATAAAGATAAATATTATCTTCTTGAAATGTTCCCATACCCTTCAGGGAAAATCCATATGGGGCATGTGAGAAATTATACTATAGGCGATGTGGTCGCAAGATATAAAAGGATGAAGGGGTTTAATGTTTTGCACCCCATGGGATGGGATGCCTTTGGAATGCCCGCTGAAAATGCAGCCATAGCAAACAAAACACATCCTGCGGCATGGACTTATCAAAATATCGATTACATGCGTATGCAGTTAAAACGCATGGGCTTTTCGTATGACTGGGACCGGGAAATTGCTACCTGCAACCCCGACTATTACAGATGGGAACAATGGCTTTTCATAAAAATGTTTGAAAGAGGGGATGCCTACAGAAAAGAGTCTTTTGTGAACTGGTGTGATCCCTGCCAGACTGTTCTTGCAAATGAGCAGGTTGAAGCTGGCATGTGCTGGAGATGCGGCAAGCAGGTACGTCAGAAAAAGCTTTGGCAATGGTTTTTTAAAATTACAAAATATGCCGAAGATCTTCTTGTTCATTGTGATATGCTTGCCGGGTGGCCCGAAAAAGTCACTTTGATGCAAAAAAACTGGATAGGAAAAAGTATCGGAGCGCAAATAAGGTTTCCGGTTGAAAATATGGATGAAGTTATTCCGGTTTTTACCACCAGACAGGATACGGTTTTTGGTGCTACATTTATGTGTCTTGCCCCTGAACACCCTCTTGTGACAAAGCTTTCGAAAGGCACGGCAGAAGAAAAGAAAGTATCTGAATTCGTCGAAAGAATTTCTTTGCAGGACAGGTCGGTAAAGGCGATTGAAGGTTATGAAAAAGAAGGTGTTTTTACAGGAGCCTGGTGCATTAACCCCTTAACAGGCAGGAGAATGCCCATATATACTGCAAATTTTGCCCTTATGGAATACGGTACAGGTGCTGTAATGTCTGTTCCGGCACATGATCAGAGGGACTTTGATTTTGCAAAAAAATATGGTCTGGATATTGTGGTTGTTGTTAAACCATGTGACAGTGACCTTGATCCGGCGTTTATGACCGAAGCCTATGTTGATGAAGGAATAATGGTAAACTCCGGGCAATTTAACGGTTTGAATAATAAAAAAGCTCTTGATGAAATTGCTTCTTTTCTTGAACAAAAAGGTATTGGTGAAAAAACAGTCAGTTTCAGACTCAGAGACTGGGGCATTTCAAGACAGCGGTACTGGGGAACTCCTATACCTATGGTTCACTGTAAAACCTGCGGCATTGTACCTGCTGATGAAAAAGATCTTCCAATATTACTTCCTGAAGATGCCGGTCTGCTTGAAGGCGGGCAGTCTCCTCTACCTTTTCTTGATTATTTTAAAAAAACAAAATGCCCAAAATGCGGCAATAAAGATGCAGCAAGGGAAACCGATACTATGGACACCTTTGTTGAATCTTCATGGTATTTTGCGCGCTATTGCAGTCCTAAATTTGAAGATGGCCTTTTTGATAAAACAGCGGTTGATTATTGGATGCCTGTAGATCAGTATATAGGCGGAGTTGAACATGCTATTTTGCATCTTTTGTATTCAAGATATTTTACCCGTGTTTTAAAAGATATAGGTCTTGTGGAATTCAAGGAACCTTTTACGAGACTGTTAACTCAGGGAATGGTGTGCAAAGAGTCTGTAACCTGTCCGGAACATGGCTATTTGTTTCCTGAAGAGGTGATTGGAGAAGCCGATAAACTCATATGTTCAAAATGTGGGAATGAAGTTGCAATAGGGCGGGTTGAGAAAATGTCCAAGTCAAAGAAAAATGTTATCGATCCAAACTTGCTGCTTGAAAGATACGGAGCCGATACAACCAGACTTTTTTGCCTTTTTGCTGCTCCTCCCGAACGCGATCTTGAATGGAGCGAACAGGGAGTTGACGGCGGATACCGGTTTTTGACGCGTGTATGGCGGCTTGTAAATACCTGGGTTGATATAATTAAGCATATAGAACCATTTAACGCAGACCCCGGACTTCTCGAAGGAGATTTAAAGGAACTATACCAGAAGACACATCAGACAATTTCAAAAGTTACAAACGATATTGAAAACAGGTTTCATTTTAACACGGCAATCAGCGGAGTAATGGAACTTGTTAATATGATGTATTCCATGGGAACCATCAAAGTCTCTTCCGAAAAAGCAGGTGTAATCAGGTTCGCTATAGAATCGACTGTTTTATTATTATCACCCATTATTCCTCATTTTTCAGAAGAGCTTTGGGAAGCTCTTGGTTATAAGACAAGCGTATTTCTTGCAAAATGGCCGGTTTACAGAGAAGATGCGCTTTTAAAAGATGAAGTTTTAATTGTTGTTCAGGTTAACGGAAAGCTTAGAGGAAAATTTTCCATAAGTTCCGATGCAAATGATGATGCGATCAAGGAAAAAGCCTTGTCCGATGAAAATGCCATAAAATTTATCGGTAATAAAAAGATAAAAAAAATAATAGTTGTTAAGCAAAAACTTGTTAATATCGTTATATAAATTTAAAGGAGAAACTTTGATAAAAACACGCCTATTGATATTAATTACAGCTATTGCAGGTTTATTTTTTTATAGTTGCGGGTACAAATTTGCCGGAAGCGGTGAATTGCCGGCATCTGTTCAAAAGGTGACAGTTTTAGTTCTTGAGAATAAAACCGCAGAAAGCGGAATTGAAAACATAATTACAAACGATATTATCTACGAGTTCACAAGACATGGTAAAACTGTTGCAAAGAAAGATGAAGCGGACGCATTCTTATACGGAACTGTAGAAACTGCAAGCGATGTGGCGATTTCACGCAGCAGTACCATAACTTCTCTTGAAAGACGGGTTGTAGTTGTTATCAGTTTAAAACTAAAAAGCAAAGACGGCAATATTATCTGGACAGGCTCAAATATTTCAGATGACCAGGCATTTACCGTGTTATCTGACAAGCTTGCTACTGAAAATGAAATGCGTAAGGCAATTGAGATTCTTTCAAAAAGACTTGCAGAAAAAGTATACAATAAGCTAACGGATAATTTTTAGATTATATGAATTTTAAGCAGGTTATGCATGCCAACAAAATATTTAAATATAAAGAGCCGGTTTCAAAACGTTTCAGTTTGGTCAAGCTCAAGGCGGGCGAAAATTTTAACCGCAGGAATACATAGCGTATTTCGAGGCTTAAAATTTGAGCCCAACGCAGAGATCGGCCAAAATGGGGCGTTTTGTAATTGGCTCTAAAGCCATTGTCTTAAGGCCGAAGGCAAATAAGTCACAGCCTGGGAAAAAATAGTATTGTTTGGTTTTATTTGAAACGGCGGGAGAGACAAGACTTTTTCCCGCCGAACATTTTTTTTACGAAGGGATAAGTTTTGACAGGCGGGATATTTTACGGGCGGCGGTTCTTTTATGTATCACACCTTTTTTTGCCGCTTTATCGATAATAGACTTTGCGGTGTTCAGTTCTTTTGATAAAGATTCTTTGTTTTCATTATTGCTTGCAGTTGCTCTGATATCTTTTACGACATTTTTTATTCTTGTTTTTGTAGATTTATTGCGCAAGCGTCTGATTTCATCTTGCCGTACACGTTTTAAAGCAGATTTATGATTGGCCAAATTTATGACTCCTTTTGTTAGTTTTTTTTAGAGCGCATTTTATACAAAATGAGCTATTATCTGTCAAGTAATATTAACTTAAATATAGATGATTTTGCAATATGTTTATACATTTTAATCAAGATAATCCAAAATATATTATATTTATTGCAATAACACCTTATTTAAAAATCAAATTTAATTTTATAACTTTGATAAGTTAGATGAGGATATTTATGCCTGGGGCGGAAAAAATCCGGGTAACAAAAGCAGCCGTGCTTGTGGGTGGAGCAACACTGCTTAGTCGTATACTTGGTTTCGTACGAGATATTGTAATTGCATGGTTTTTTGGTGCGGGGCTATATTCAGATGCATTTCTTGTTGCTTTCAGAATACCAAACCTATTTCGGCGGCTTTTTGCCGAAGGTTCTTTGAGCATTGCTTTCATACCTGTTTTTGCAGACTATCTTGTTAAAGAAGGAAAAGAGGAAGCCAACAATCTTGCCGGATCGGCAGTGCGTCTTTTATCTGCTATCCTCATTGTTATTACAGTATTAGGGATTATATTTTCACCTTTGGTTGTCAGGCTTATTGCACCTGGGTTTGCCGATTTCACCGAAAAATTCGCACTTACCGTATCTCTTACCCGTATAATGTTTCCATACGTTTATTTAATATGCCTTTTAGGACTTTTTATGGGTATTTTAAATGTGCTGGGACATTTTGCAGCTCCGGCTTTTGCACCTTCCATATTAAATATTTCAATGATAACAGCTGTCTTATTTGTTTCTCCTTTTACAGGTGAACCGATAAAAGTGCTTGCCGCCGGGGTGGTTGCCGGAGGGGTTTTGCAGCTTTTGATTCAAGTCCCTTTTCTTATAAAAAATGGCATATATTTCCGGAGAAAAGTAAAAATATTTCATCCCGGCCTCAAAAAGGTCGGAATTCTTATGCTGCCTGCAATATTCGGTGGTGCCGTTTACCAGATAAATATGTTTGTCAGTACTCTGCTGGCATCATTTTTGCCCGAAGGAAGTATTTCATATTTGTATTATGCTGACCGTCTTGTTCAGTTTCCTTTAGGGCTTTTTGCAATTTCCGTCGCTACGGCAATATTTCCGGCTCTTTCCAGACAAGCTTCTGAAAATGATATGAATGCTCTCAAAGAAACCTTTGACTATTCTATCAGAATGGTAATGTTTATTACATTTCCCTGTATGATCGGCCTTATTGTATTAAGAGAACCCATTGTAGTTCTGCTTTTTAAAAGAGGAGAATTTGATATTCAAACCGCCAAAATGACTGCTCAGGCTCTGTTATACTATAGTATCGGATTATGGGCCTTTGCATCAGTAAAAATTACGGTTCCGGTTTTTTATGCATTAAAAGATACAAAAACTCCGGTAATAGCAGCATTAATATCTTTTCTGGCAAATATTGCCTTAAGTCTTTTACTGATGAAACCTCTCAAGCATGGAGGACTTGCGCTGGCAAACTCGCTATCCGCGATGTTGAATATTATACTTCTTCTCCGGGCACTTAATATTAAAATCGGTTATTTGGAGTGGGGTGGCAAGTTGATTGAGTCAGCCTTAAAGGCTGCCGCTTGTTCACTTCTTATGGGGGGAGCTGTCTGGTATATGAGCTCTTTAGTTATAACATATGAAAATATTTCTTTCGGTGTTTTGCTATTAAGTGTATCCTG
This genomic interval from Pseudomonadota bacterium contains the following:
- a CDS encoding PilZ domain-containing protein codes for the protein MSIPVDRRHYQRIEVNWPATITINNKVVEGEINNISFRGMSINCDEALHLGETYTIEITPPDYEVVQISGKIIWSDLCAIDDDNKTVGIGICIVKIHDKDQKYFEDFLSANII
- the leuS gene encoding leucine--tRNA ligase; this encodes MEEKYLPEIIEKKWQTKWDESGLFKVCEDKDKDKYYLLEMFPYPSGKIHMGHVRNYTIGDVVARYKRMKGFNVLHPMGWDAFGMPAENAAIANKTHPAAWTYQNIDYMRMQLKRMGFSYDWDREIATCNPDYYRWEQWLFIKMFERGDAYRKESFVNWCDPCQTVLANEQVEAGMCWRCGKQVRQKKLWQWFFKITKYAEDLLVHCDMLAGWPEKVTLMQKNWIGKSIGAQIRFPVENMDEVIPVFTTRQDTVFGATFMCLAPEHPLVTKLSKGTAEEKKVSEFVERISLQDRSVKAIEGYEKEGVFTGAWCINPLTGRRMPIYTANFALMEYGTGAVMSVPAHDQRDFDFAKKYGLDIVVVVKPCDSDLDPAFMTEAYVDEGIMVNSGQFNGLNNKKALDEIASFLEQKGIGEKTVSFRLRDWGISRQRYWGTPIPMVHCKTCGIVPADEKDLPILLPEDAGLLEGGQSPLPFLDYFKKTKCPKCGNKDAARETDTMDTFVESSWYFARYCSPKFEDGLFDKTAVDYWMPVDQYIGGVEHAILHLLYSRYFTRVLKDIGLVEFKEPFTRLLTQGMVCKESVTCPEHGYLFPEEVIGEADKLICSKCGNEVAIGRVEKMSKSKKNVIDPNLLLERYGADTTRLFCLFAAPPERDLEWSEQGVDGGYRFLTRVWRLVNTWVDIIKHIEPFNADPGLLEGDLKELYQKTHQTISKVTNDIENRFHFNTAISGVMELVNMMYSMGTIKVSSEKAGVIRFAIESTVLLLSPIIPHFSEELWEALGYKTSVFLAKWPVYREDALLKDEVLIVVQVNGKLRGKFSISSDANDDAIKEKALSDENAIKFIGNKKIKKIIVVKQKLVNIVI
- the rpsT gene encoding 30S ribosomal protein S20, with translation MANHKSALKRVRQDEIRRLRNKSTKTRIKNVVKDIRATASNNENKESLSKELNTAKSIIDKAAKKGVIHKRTAARKISRLSKLIPS
- the murJ gene encoding murein biosynthesis integral membrane protein MurJ, translated to MPGAEKIRVTKAAVLVGGATLLSRILGFVRDIVIAWFFGAGLYSDAFLVAFRIPNLFRRLFAEGSLSIAFIPVFADYLVKEGKEEANNLAGSAVRLLSAILIVITVLGIIFSPLVVRLIAPGFADFTEKFALTVSLTRIMFPYVYLICLLGLFMGILNVLGHFAAPAFAPSILNISMITAVLFVSPFTGEPIKVLAAGVVAGGVLQLLIQVPFLIKNGIYFRRKVKIFHPGLKKVGILMLPAIFGGAVYQINMFVSTLLASFLPEGSISYLYYADRLVQFPLGLFAISVATAIFPALSRQASENDMNALKETFDYSIRMVMFITFPCMIGLIVLREPIVVLLFKRGEFDIQTAKMTAQALLYYSIGLWAFASVKITVPVFYALKDTKTPVIAALISFLANIALSLLLMKPLKHGGLALANSLSAMLNIILLLRALNIKIGYLEWGGKLIESALKAAACSLLMGGAVWYMSSLVITYENISFGVLLLSVSCCLLAGIVLYGFLSYLAKSSEIKSLMALPGRSMNKVE